The Bacteroidia bacterium genome contains the following window.
GATGGCGTACTGCACAAAAAGTGGATTAGATTCTCTTCCTACTAAAAATCGCAAGCCGCACATACTTGCCATGCTCAAATCATTGATATCATCGTAAATACAGGCAATGTGCTGATATTCTACGTTGTGTCGTTGGGCAATTTCTTCTAGTGCTTTTCTTTTGTCCATTATTTTTATGTATAGCCCTGTAAAGTGTTCTCTTTGCACAAATTGCCAAGCAGTAGGATTATCTTCTCCTGAAATAATGTAAAAAAAAGGCATCTCTTGATTTCTTTTCCATAGACCATACCGAAGCATATTTAGTCCCATTGCATCTATTTCAGAAAATCCAGAATAGCTTTGAGCAGATTTAGTACCGTCGTTAAATACTCCATCCCAGTCTAATACTACAATTTGAATGTACTGCAAGCGTTCGGCTAAAACGTTGCTCTGGGCGGTTTGGATATGGTGCAAAGGTTGCAGCTCTGTCATGGACAACAAATTTAGAAAATATCATTACATATAGGTCTAAAAAAATAATT
Protein-coding sequences here:
- a CDS encoding phosphatase, which produces MTELQPLHHIQTAQSNVLAERLQYIQIVVLDWDGVFNDGTKSAQSYSGFSEIDAMGLNMLRYGLWKRNQEMPFFYIISGEDNPTAWQFVQREHFTGLYIKIMDKRKALEEIAQRHNVEYQHIACIYDDINDLSMASMCGLRFLVGRESNPLFVQYAIKNSFCDYVTRHTGHQNAIREICELMLGGLNLYDVVVTERMLMNETYLRYFTERNKVKPMLYQ